From Ipomoea triloba cultivar NCNSP0323 chromosome 5, ASM357664v1, the proteins below share one genomic window:
- the LOC116018732 gene encoding L-ascorbate oxidase homolog, translated as MRQPTGFLRFLLGVLACFCISMVEAEDPYRFYNWVVQYGTISPLGVKQRGILINGQFPGPEINVITNENVIVNVINKLDEPILFTWNGIKQRKSSWTDGVLGTNCPILPNTNWTYRMQMKDQIGTYSYFLSTQLHRAAGGYGALNIIRRSVIAIPYPEPSGVYTLIVSDWWNTDHKQLQKQLNTGKPFPSPNGLLINGRPNSVTFTGKRGSTYMVRVSNVGMTTSINFRIQNHKLKLVEVEGSHTMQDQFDSFDIHVGQSAAFLVTLNADVKDYYIVASSRFVKPNITASAILHYDGSVTKVPGNLPDPPAGQYHWSMRQARTLRWNLTANAARPNPQGSYHYGTIPITRTLVLANTKENIGGVTRYAVNKVSYVNPTTPLKLADWLNIPGIFTVNAIKDTPPAGTAVHGVSVFGLELHDFVEIIFQNNEKTLQSYHLDGQDFWAVGYGGGVWDPSLRKKYNLVDATTRYTVQVYPNSWTAILASLDNKGMWNLRSSVWPRNYLGQQVYLRVWNNEHSLYTENDMPPDTLLCGKAKLS; from the exons ATGAGACAACCTACTGGTTTTCTGCGTTTTCTACTGGGAGTTTTAGCTTGTTTCTGCATTTCCATGGTGGAAGCTGAAGACCCATACAGGTTTTACAACTGGGTAGTCCAGTATGGAACTATTTCTCCTCTTGGCGTCAAACAacgg GGAATCTTGATCAACGGACAATTCCCGGGACCTGAGATTAACGTTATTACTAACGAGAATGTGATTGTTAATGTGATTAACAAGCTTGACGAGCCTATACTGTTCACATG gAATGGAATCAAACAGAGAAAGAGTTCATGGACGGATGGAGTTCTGGGGACGAACTGTCCGATTCTCCCAAACACAAACTGGACTTACAGAATGCAGATGAAAGATCAGATTGGGACTTATTCATATTTCCTGTCAACTCAGTTGCATAGGGCCGCCGGCGGTTATGGAGCTCTCAACATCATCCGCCGCTCTGTCATTGCAATTCCGTACCCTGAACCCTCCGGCGTTTATACTCTCATCGTCAGCGACTGGTGGAACACTGATCACAAG CAACTGCAAAAACAACTGAATACCGGGAAGCCTTTCCCTTCCCCCAATGGCCTTCTTATCAATGGACGCCCAAATTCTGTCACCTTTACAGGCAAACGAG GGAGCACATATATGGTGAGGGTGTCAAATGTGGGCATGACAACCTCAATTAACTTTAGGATCCAGAACCATAAACTGAAACTGGTGGAAGTTGAAGGCAGTCACACGATGCAAGACCAGTTCGATTCATTCGACATCCATGTCGGCCAATCCGCGGCGTTCCTGGTCACCTTAAACGCAGATGTTAAGGATTATTACATTGTCGCATCCAGTCGTTTCGTAAAGCCAAATATCACAGCATCTGCAATCCTTCACTACGATGGATCTGTAACCAAGGTCCCCGGAAACTTGCCGGATCCTCCCGCCGGCCAATATCACTGGTCAATGCGACAAGCCAGAACTCTTAG GTGGAATTTGACGGCGAATGCTGCGAGGCCGAACCCGCAAGGATCGTACCATTACGGGACGATTCCGATCACGAGGACACTGGTGTTGGCAAACACAAAAGAAAACATAGGCGGCGTAACACGTTATGCTGTGAACAAGGTGTCGTACGTTAACCCGACAACGCCGTTGAAGCTGGCAGATTGGCTCAACATCCCCGGAATTTTCACCGTGAACGCAATCAAGGATACACCTCCGGCCGGCACGGCCGTTCATGGAGTCAGCGTCTTCGGTCTTGAGCTTCATGACTTTGTGGAGATCATATTCCAGAACAATGAGAAAACCCTCCAGTCTTATCACCTTGATGGCCAAGATTTCTGGGCTGTCGG GTATGGGGGTGGTGTTTGGGACCCTAGCTTGAGGAAAAAATACAATCTGGTTGATGCCACAACTAGATACACCGTGCag GTGTATCCGAATTCTTGGACAGCAATATTGGCGTCTTTGGACAACAAGGGAATGTGGAATCTAAGGTCTTCAGTTTGGCCAAGGAACTACCTAGGACAGCAAGTGTACCTTAGAGTGTGGAACAATGAACACAGTTTATACACCGAAAACGACATGCCACCAGACACTTTACTCTGTGGCAAGGCTAAACTAAGCTAA
- the LOC116018792 gene encoding L-ascorbate oxidase homolog, whose translation MGKMGLRCLVFAVLVLWSFSSMVKGEDDYKYFTWTATYGTASPLGVPQQVILINGQFPGPRLDLVTNDNVILNLINKLDQPLLLTWNGIKQRKNSWQDGVFGTNCPIPPNTNYTYKFQTKDQIGSYTYFPSTFMQKAAGGFGALNVYARSVIPVPYPKPAGDFSLLVGDWYKTSHTALQQILDSGKSLPFPDALLINGQSQSSFSVNQGNTYMFRISNVGLSTSINFRIQGHKMKLVEVEGSHVVQNMYDTLDVHVGQSVSVLVTLDQPPKDYLIIASTRFTGNVLNSTSVLHYINSVSPVSGPIPDAPAGQFDWSIVQARTFRWNLTANAARPNPQGSFHYGKITPSMTIVLANSAPIIGGKQRYAVNRVSHIDPDTPLKLADYFNITGVFSLTAIQSSPSDGTPSLATAVLPTSLHQFIEIVFQNDEDTMQSWHLDGYDFWVVGFGLGKWTGASRESYNLVDALTRHTTQVYPKSWSAILVSLDNQGMWNLRSAIWERRYLGQQLYLRVYNPIQNFANEYDIPNNALLCGRAVGRRH comes from the exons ATGGGGAAAATGGGGTTGAGGTGTTTGGTTTTTGCAGTCTTGGTTTTGTGGAGCTTCTCATCTATGGTGAAAGGGGAGGATGATTACAAGTATTTCACTTGGACTGCCACTTATGGAACTGCTTCTCCTCTTGGTGTTCCTCAACAG GTGATTCTCATCAATGGTCAATTTCCTGGTCCAAGATTGGATCTTGTGACAAATGACAATGTAATCCTCAACCTCATCAATAAGTTGGACCAGCCACTTCTCTTGACATG GAATGGGATCAAGCAGAGGAAGAACTCGTGGCAAGATGGAGTTTTCGGGACTAATTGCCCTATCCCGCCAAATACAAACTACACATACAAGTTTCAAACGAAAGATCAGATTGGAAGCTATACATACTTCCCGTCAACTTTCATGCAAAAAGCCGCGGGAGGGTTTGGAGCGCTTAATGTTTATGCAAGATCAGTCATTCCAGTTCCCTATCCGAAACCTGCTGGAGATTTCAGTTTACTTGTTGGTGATTGGTACAAGACTAGTCACACG GCTTTACAACAAATATTAGATTCGGGAAAATCTCTGCCCTTCCCTGATGCCCTTCTTATAAATGGCCAGAGTCAGTCTAGCTTCAGTGTGAATCAAG GTAATACCTACATGTTCAGAATTTCAAATGTGGGATTGTCAACATCCATTAACTTCAGAATTCAAGGCCACAAAATGAAGCTAGTTGAGGTTGAAGGATCCCATGTTGTCCAGAATATGTATGATACGCTTGATGTGCACGTGGGTCAATCTGTATCTGTGCTCGTCACTTTGGACCAGCCGCCAAAGGACTATTTGATCATTGCATCTACAAGGTTCACTGGAAATGTTCTAAACTCCACTTCAGTGCTACACTACATAAACTCCGTCTCACCTGTTTCTGGGCCAATACCCGATGCTCCAGCCGGTCAATTTGACTGGTCTATAGTGCAAGCCAGAACATTCAG GTGGAATTTGACTGCAAATGCTGCTAGGCCTAACCCTCAGGGGTCTTTCCACTATGGAAAAATTACTCCATCAATGACGATTGTGCTGGCCAATTCAGCACCGATAATCGGGGGAAAGCAGAGATATGCTGTCAACCGAGTGTCCCATATTGATCCCGACACCCCTCTCAAGCTTGCTGATTACTTCAACATCACCGGAGTCTTTAGTCTTACTGCAATTCAGAGCTCTCCTTCCGATGGTACACCTTCCCTAGCCACAGCTGTGCTCCCCACTTCTCTTCACCAGTTCATCGAAATTGTATTCCAAAACGACGAGGACACCATGCAGTCTTGGCACCTTGATGGCTATGATTTCTGGGTTGTAGG ATTTGGCTTGGGAAAATGGACCGGAGCTAGTAGAGAGAGCTACAATCTTGTCGATGCACTTACTAGGCACACTACACAG GTTTATCCTAAATCTTGGAGTGCTATATTGGTATCCTTGGACAACCAAGGAATGTGGAATTTGAGGTCTGCAATATGGGAAAGGAGGTACCTAGGACAGCAGCTCTATCTGAGAGTCTACAATCCAATTCAGAATTTTGCCAATGAATATGACATTCCTAATAATGCTCTGCTATGTGGAAGAGCTGTAGGTAGGCGTCATTAG
- the LOC116019898 gene encoding serine/threonine-protein kinase SAPK10-like, protein MDRVGMAAGPGLDMPIMHDSDRYDFVKDIGSGNFGIARLMRDKQTKELVAVKYIERGDKIDENVQREIINHRSLRHPNIVRFREVILTPTHLAIVMEYASGGELFERICNAGRFNEDEARFFFQQLISGVSYCHSMQVCHRDLKLENTLLDGSAAPRLKICDFGYSKSSLLHSQPKSTVGTPAYIAPEVLLRQEYDGKVADVWSCGVTLYVMLVGAYPFEDPDEPKDFRRTINRILSVQYSIPENIQISEECRHLISRIFVGDPAQRITMPEIKNHAWFLKNLPADLMDDNMMSTQFEEPDQPMQSIDTIMQIVSEATIPPAGLYNLELMDDDMDDLDSDPDLDVDSSGEIVYAM, encoded by the exons ATGGATCGGGTCGGGATGGCGGCGGGGCCGGGTTTGGATATGCCGATCATGCACGACAGTGACCGCTACGATTTCGTGAAGGATATCGGGTCGGGTAATTTCGGCATCGCCCGGCTCATGAGGGATAAGCAGACGAAGGAGCTGGTTGCGGTGAAGTATATCGAGAGAGGAGATAAG ATAGATGAAAATGTTCAGCGAGAGATCATAAATCACAGGTCCCTGAGGCATCCTAACATTGTCAGATTCAGAGAG GTGATTCTAACGCCAACTCATCTGGCTATTGTTATGGAATATGCATCTGGTGGCGAGCTTTTTGAGCGAATCTGCAATGCAGGGCGGTTTAACGAGGATGAG GCTCGCTTCTTTTTCCAACAACTTATATCTGGAGTCAGCTACTGCCACTCTatg CAAGTATGTCATCGGGATCTAAAGCTGGAGAACACATTGCTTGATGGAAGTGCTGCTCCTCGTTTGAAGATATGTGATTTTGGCTATTCTAAG TCATCTTTGCTGCATTCACAACCCAAATCAACAGTGGGAACTCCAGCGTACATTGCTCCTGAAGTGCTGTTAAGGCAAGAATATGATGGCAAG GTTGCAGATGTATGGTCATGCGGTGTAACATTGTATGTCATGTTGGTGGGTGCATATCCCTTTGAGGACCCTGATGAGCCAAAGGATTTTAGGAGGACAATAAAT AGAATCCTGAGTGTTCAGTATTCAATTCCAGAGAACATTCAAATATCTGAGGAATGTCGCCATCTAATCTCAAGGATATTTGTTGGAGATCCTGCACAG AGAATCACTATGCCAGAAATCAAAAATCATGCTTGGTTTCTAAAGAACCTCCCTGCCGACCTGATGGATGACAATATGATGAGCACCCAGTTTGAGGAGCCTGACCAGCCAATGCAGAGCATAGATACTATCATGCAAATAGTCTCTGAGGCAACCATACCCCCAGCTGGTCTGTATAACCTAGAACTGATGGATGATGACATGGATGACTTAGATTCCGATCCTGATCTTGATGTTGACAGCAGCGGGGAGATTGTGTATGCAATGTGA
- the LOC116019060 gene encoding uncharacterized protein LOC116019060 encodes MTKWWRTVAAAGTGLRSATEAPSRRSYFTIQAIPREVTGNRVSARDRAQGRIPAVVFSQSYVQTKPSDPTSIAATASVSRKRLLTTERKQIKTILNSVDSPFFCSTTFPFQIRAGSGSSTLLESGKVLPIKIHRDKETGKILNLVFVWAEDGSKLKVDIPIVFKGEDVCPGVNKGGRLNKARTSLRFLCPAEKIPQKIEVDVSNLDIGDKVLMHDLDIDQGLKLLSKYPEMPVCNIRATHFDKSETA; translated from the exons ATGACGAAGTGGTGGCGCACGGTAGCGGCTGCCGGCACCGGCTTAAGAAGCGCGACGGAGGCGCCGAGCCGACGATCATATTTCACAATTCAGGCTATCCCAAGGGAGGTAACTGGGAACAGAGTTTCCGCTAGGGATCGAGCCCAGGGCCGTATCCCCGCCGTCGTCTTCTCGCAGAGCTACGTCCAAACAAAACCTAGCGATCCGACTTCCATCGCCGCGACGGCCTCCGTCTCCCGGAAACGCCTCCTCACGACCGAGAGAAAGCAGATTAAGACCATTCTCAACTCCGTAGATTCCCCTTTCTTCTGCTCCACAACATTTCCGTTCCAGATCCGGGCCGGCTCGGGTTCATCGACTTTACTTGAATCCGGGAAAGTACTGCCCATTAAG ATTCACAGAGATAAAGAGACTGGGAAGATATTGAATTTGGTGTTTGTATGGGCTGAAGATGGATCGAAATTGAAGGTGGATATCCCTATTGTTTTTAAAGGAGAAGACGTCTGCCCTGGTGTCAACAAAG GAGGTCGTCTAAACAAGGCAAGGACTAGTCTCAGGTTTTTATGCCCTGCCGAGAAAATCCCTCAAAAGATTGAGGTGGACGTGAGCAATCTAGATATTGGGGACAAAGTGTTGATGCATGACCTCGATATCGACCAAGGGCTGAAACTTCTGAGCAAGTACCCCGAGATGCCTGTGTGCAACATTCGAGCTACACATTTTGACAAGTCTGAAACTGCGTAG